Proteins from a single region of Arenicella xantha:
- a CDS encoding FeoA family protein has translation MTQTASLWNVTKGGKATVQSFVGISAIYLQRMREIGIDVGAEIICVNRPPFSAPRQFQICDGVFSLDKSIASSIQVSYA, from the coding sequence ATGACACAAACAGCATCGCTCTGGAATGTGACCAAAGGCGGCAAAGCTACCGTTCAAAGTTTTGTTGGGATTTCTGCGATTTATTTGCAGCGTATGCGCGAGATTGGCATTGATGTCGGCGCTGAAATTATTTGTGTAAACCGCCCTCCGTTTTCTGCGCCGCGCCAGTTTCAGATTTGTGATGGAGTTTTCTCTCTAGATAAATCAATCGCTTCGTCAATCCAAGTTTCATACGCTTAA
- a CDS encoding LysR substrate-binding domain-containing protein: protein MDKRLRHLSLMRCFEAAARHNSYSHAANELSISQAAVSQQVRNLEQGLGVKLFVRRGHSMLLTPQGKTLHEHVQRAFNDLLNGFDRIQIEPQSGVLIVSTTLSFASIWLVPRLWKFAEAHPGIKVKVMVSDELEDVRHSEIDVAIRQGDSTVDNVEQRLLFTDPVFPVCSPSQLERFPLSSPEAIECCNLLEANNPGRFSWEHWFAIVGAEYQPDKLSWIEPMSWEMAINSVVTGQGICLAPSILVKQQIDNGILVRPFKQQIEPGLRFTFIYDPESPRQQRIKLFYEWLKAELDAYFEE from the coding sequence ATGGATAAACGTTTAAGACATCTTAGCTTAATGCGTTGCTTTGAGGCGGCAGCTCGACACAATAGTTACAGTCACGCTGCCAATGAGCTTTCGATAAGCCAAGCCGCGGTTAGCCAGCAGGTACGCAATCTCGAGCAAGGTCTAGGCGTTAAACTGTTTGTGCGGCGCGGACATTCCATGCTCCTAACACCGCAAGGAAAAACCCTGCATGAACATGTTCAGCGCGCATTCAACGATCTATTAAATGGCTTTGACCGGATCCAAATAGAGCCTCAATCGGGGGTATTGATAGTCAGCACAACCTTGTCGTTTGCATCCATTTGGTTAGTTCCGAGACTCTGGAAGTTTGCTGAAGCCCATCCTGGAATTAAGGTGAAAGTAATGGTTTCAGACGAACTAGAAGACGTAAGGCACTCAGAAATAGACGTGGCTATTCGCCAAGGTGACTCAACAGTCGACAATGTCGAACAACGGCTATTGTTTACTGACCCGGTATTCCCAGTATGTTCGCCAAGCCAGTTAGAACGATTTCCGCTTAGCTCCCCTGAAGCCATCGAATGTTGCAATTTGCTTGAAGCCAATAATCCTGGGCGGTTCAGCTGGGAACATTGGTTTGCGATAGTTGGCGCGGAGTACCAGCCCGACAAGCTAAGCTGGATCGAGCCGATGTCTTGGGAAATGGCGATTAATTCAGTGGTAACCGGGCAAGGCATTTGCTTGGCTCCGTCGATTTTAGTCAAACAACAAATCGACAACGGCATTCTGGTTCGTCCGTTTAAACAACAAATTGAACCCGGCCTACGCTTTACCTTTATTTACGACCCAGAATCCCCAAGACAGCAGCGAATTAAGCTGTTTTACGAATGGTTAAAGGCAGAGCTAGACGCCTACTTCGAGGAATAA
- a CDS encoding O-acetylhomoserine aminocarboxypropyltransferase/cysteine synthase family protein: MKLESIALHEGYKSEETTKAAAVPIYQTTSFTFDNTQHGADLFDLKVPGNIYTRIMNPTTDVLEKRIAAMEGGIGALCVASGMAAITYAIQCLCEVGDNIVSTSELYGGTYNFFAHSLPRQGVEARMVSHDDFDGFEKAIDGKTKAVFCESIGNPAGNIVDISRLAEIAHKHGVPLIVDNTVATPYLCRPFELGADIVVHSLTKYIGGHGTSIGGAIVDSGKFDWVANKERFPVMNEPDPSYHDVVYTEALGAAAYIGRCRVVPLRNTGAALSPMNAFQILQGLETLGLRMDRHCENAEKLAAYLQQHEKVKWVSYAALADSPHFENCQKITNSKASGILSFGVDGGVEACARFIDSLEMILRLVNIGDAKSLACHPASTTHRQLNEQELASAGVSADLIRISVGIEHIDDIIADVSQALDKA, from the coding sequence ATGAAACTTGAATCAATAGCCTTGCATGAAGGTTACAAGTCAGAAGAAACCACAAAGGCCGCCGCGGTTCCGATTTACCAGACCACATCGTTTACGTTTGACAATACACAACATGGCGCTGATTTATTTGATCTTAAAGTGCCGGGCAATATTTACACGCGTATTATGAATCCAACTACTGATGTGTTGGAGAAGCGTATTGCCGCTATGGAAGGTGGGATTGGCGCCTTATGCGTTGCGTCTGGAATGGCCGCAATTACTTATGCGATTCAATGTTTGTGTGAGGTTGGCGATAATATTGTTAGTACCAGTGAATTGTATGGCGGCACCTACAACTTTTTTGCGCACTCCTTGCCAAGGCAAGGCGTTGAGGCGCGCATGGTCTCGCACGATGACTTTGATGGATTTGAAAAAGCCATTGATGGTAAAACCAAAGCGGTGTTCTGCGAATCCATCGGAAACCCCGCTGGCAATATCGTCGATATTAGCCGCTTAGCCGAAATAGCCCATAAGCACGGCGTGCCGTTGATCGTCGATAACACCGTGGCGACACCATATTTGTGCCGACCGTTTGAGCTTGGTGCAGACATCGTGGTGCACTCGTTGACCAAGTATATTGGCGGCCATGGCACCTCGATTGGTGGGGCAATTGTCGATTCTGGTAAATTCGATTGGGTAGCGAATAAGGAGCGTTTTCCAGTGATGAATGAGCCAGACCCCTCGTATCATGATGTTGTTTACACTGAGGCCTTAGGTGCTGCAGCGTACATAGGGCGTTGTCGTGTGGTACCGCTCAGAAATACCGGCGCAGCGTTGTCGCCGATGAATGCGTTTCAAATTTTACAAGGTCTTGAGACGCTCGGGTTGCGTATGGATCGACATTGTGAAAATGCTGAAAAATTAGCCGCTTATCTTCAGCAACACGAAAAAGTTAAATGGGTAAGTTATGCGGCATTGGCCGATAGCCCGCACTTTGAAAACTGTCAGAAGATTACTAATTCAAAGGCGTCAGGTATTTTGAGTTTTGGTGTCGATGGTGGCGTAGAAGCCTGCGCGCGGTTTATCGATTCGCTCGAAATGATTTTGCGTTTAGTGAATATCGGTGATGCGAAGTCACTTGCGTGCCATCCAGCCTCAACTACGCATCGACAATTGAATGAACAAGAGCTAGCGTCAGCTGGTGTAAGCGCTGATTTAATTAGGATATCGGTGGGCATTGAACATATCGACGACATTATTGCTGATGTGAGCCAAGCATTAGATAAAGCTTAA
- a CDS encoding VOC family protein yields the protein MQIKELRVFIPCDDFDVSLAFYKALGFEADEANADLAILIGGGSTFFLMRNAQHQSVKELSLQLVVADLDEALTTIAGIDEGNLKYTPITHEPWGRVIYLTGPSGELWHVTELQI from the coding sequence ATGCAAATAAAAGAGTTACGGGTATTCATCCCTTGCGATGATTTTGACGTGTCGCTGGCATTTTATAAAGCTCTGGGCTTTGAGGCAGACGAAGCCAATGCGGATCTGGCTATTCTGATAGGTGGTGGATCAACGTTTTTCCTAATGCGCAATGCACAACACCAGTCGGTGAAAGAGCTGTCTTTGCAGTTAGTCGTTGCTGATCTTGACGAGGCATTGACTACCATTGCTGGCATTGACGAGGGCAATCTAAAATATACGCCAATCACGCATGAGCCCTGGGGCCGGGTCATCTATTTAACCGGGCCTTCTGGCGAGCTTTGGCATGTCACCGAATTGCAAATCTAG
- a CDS encoding cysteine-rich CWC family protein — MQLDVNVSAKTCPLCGNENYCGNLVSGSDGGGCWCTSSDIAFPDSLLNQVPNDAKNKACICKSCALKHKRKIDGS, encoded by the coding sequence TTGCAATTAGACGTAAATGTATCGGCAAAAACATGCCCGCTATGCGGTAACGAGAATTACTGCGGGAACCTAGTGTCTGGTAGTGACGGAGGAGGTTGCTGGTGCACTAGTAGTGATATTGCGTTTCCTGATAGCTTGTTAAATCAGGTGCCAAACGACGCTAAAAACAAAGCCTGCATTTGCAAATCTTGTGCTTTGAAACATAAGCGCAAAATCGACGGTAGTTAG
- the feoB gene encoding ferrous iron transporter B yields the protein MSSILVVGKPNSGKSLLFNRLTGVNQKVANFPGVTVEIKTASFRKHILIDFPGTYSLDPISKDEQIAVDQFVDYISNKRVKGVLCMLDSTRLERSLVFALQAQKFALEADVPVVFALNMMDEIARVGETVDVENLERDLGCKVYAISTRQRQGLEELSEALDTLATDPELFLPASTLDLDFDPVVRAHQLHAKYGANVDRLLRTQNRLDRFFLSGIMGGIAFVLIMLLLFQSIFTWAVPLMDGVEAGVSWLSQFTTSHLSDGVFKDFLVDAVFGGVGSFLVFVPQIMVLTFIIGLLEDSGYLARASVICHRALSAAGVSGMSFVPYLSGFACAIPAMFAARTIASPKRRLLTILTIPLMSCSARLPVYSLIVLVLIPPTKVLGGLLDMRGVVFFGLYMLGIVAALVVSAMLSKFAVKNEEDVPFILELPPYRLPSFKPLIERSINSAKAFVKKAGNVIFVVTVLVWVLGYFPNGAGNLESSYLGMLGRIIEPIFAPLDLDWRYGVAILASFVAREVFVGTLGTMFGIDGADENIAGLAANVQADGLSMASGMALLVFYVLALQCASTLAVMRKEVGNNRIPVYSFIGYSLLAYVGAVITFQLVTLFA from the coding sequence GTGTCCAGCATTCTTGTTGTTGGTAAACCTAACTCGGGAAAGAGTCTCCTGTTTAATCGCCTGACCGGGGTTAATCAAAAGGTAGCTAATTTTCCGGGCGTTACCGTAGAAATCAAAACAGCTTCGTTTCGTAAGCATATTTTAATCGACTTTCCGGGTACGTATTCGCTGGATCCAATTTCCAAGGATGAGCAGATTGCGGTTGACCAGTTTGTCGACTACATAAGCAATAAGCGGGTTAAAGGCGTGCTGTGCATGCTGGATTCGACCCGTTTGGAACGTAGTTTGGTGTTTGCTTTACAGGCTCAGAAATTCGCGCTAGAAGCCGACGTTCCGGTTGTGTTCGCATTGAATATGATGGACGAAATCGCCCGAGTTGGCGAAACCGTCGATGTCGAGAATTTGGAGCGGGACCTTGGTTGTAAGGTATACGCTATTTCGACGCGTCAGCGCCAAGGCTTAGAGGAATTGTCGGAAGCGCTCGATACCTTGGCGACTGATCCTGAATTGTTTCTGCCGGCATCAACACTCGATCTAGATTTCGATCCGGTAGTCCGAGCGCACCAGTTACATGCCAAGTATGGAGCGAATGTAGATCGTTTGCTCCGCACACAAAACCGTTTAGATCGATTCTTTTTGTCCGGCATTATGGGTGGAATAGCCTTCGTGCTGATCATGCTGCTATTGTTCCAATCCATTTTCACTTGGGCCGTGCCCCTTATGGATGGGGTTGAAGCGGGCGTGAGTTGGTTGAGCCAGTTTACGACTAGTCACCTGTCCGACGGCGTGTTTAAAGATTTCTTGGTGGATGCCGTTTTTGGTGGTGTGGGCTCTTTTCTGGTGTTTGTGCCGCAGATTATGGTACTAACTTTCATTATTGGTTTGCTTGAAGACTCGGGTTATTTAGCGCGGGCATCCGTAATCTGTCATAGAGCGCTGAGTGCCGCCGGGGTAAGTGGCATGAGCTTTGTGCCGTATTTGTCGGGATTTGCTTGTGCAATTCCGGCGATGTTTGCAGCGCGTACTATTGCGTCGCCAAAACGTCGTTTATTGACCATATTGACCATACCTTTAATGTCGTGCTCGGCTCGCTTACCGGTTTATAGCTTAATTGTGTTGGTGTTGATCCCGCCGACTAAGGTATTGGGTGGTTTGCTCGATATGCGTGGTGTGGTGTTCTTTGGTTTGTATATGTTAGGTATCGTGGCTGCGCTTGTAGTGTCAGCGATGTTGTCTAAGTTTGCGGTTAAGAACGAAGAAGACGTGCCGTTTATTCTTGAGCTGCCGCCGTACCGTTTGCCGTCGTTTAAGCCGTTAATCGAACGTTCGATAAATAGTGCCAAGGCGTTCGTCAAAAAGGCGGGCAATGTGATTTTTGTGGTCACCGTATTGGTCTGGGTATTAGGTTATTTTCCGAATGGGGCTGGCAACCTTGAGAGTTCCTACCTAGGGATGCTTGGTCGCATAATTGAACCAATTTTTGCACCTCTGGATTTAGATTGGCGTTATGGAGTCGCAATATTGGCATCGTTCGTTGCACGAGAGGTGTTTGTAGGCACGCTTGGCACCATGTTTGGAATTGACGGCGCGGATGAGAATATCGCTGGCTTAGCTGCCAATGTGCAGGCCGACGGCTTGTCGATGGCGTCAGGCATGGCATTGCTTGTGTTCTACGTGTTGGCCCTGCAGTGCGCCTCCACGTTGGCGGTAATGCGCAAAGAGGTGGGCAACAATCGAATACCCGTTTATAGTTTTATTGGTTACTCACTACTTGCATACGTGGGCGCCGTAATCACGTTTCAATTGGTAACGTTATTTGCATAG
- a CDS encoding acyltransferase family protein, protein MRDVVLDNFKFYLISLVVVGHAIEPLIDKFEWLKSVYVFIYLFHMPMFAYVSGVLTASKIDSSLFRKIVGNLVIPYVCLEIVYSLFDYYAFSRTALVISPLIPYWILWYLFSLALWRMLLPIVAQFKFPIALSIVLGLACGLNSYDYNLSFSRTFVFFPFFLIGHYCHSSIMDKIQAYRMSRAVGGGFIALILLLLIVMPDANNINVRWLYGSRSYSGLGVEWWLGMGYRLLIYIAAFSVGMALLTLAQKNRHFFTMYGEESLYIYVLHGFVMKGLLAAGLYGYIRNEWEASVLMLGSLALLPILSSRYARKLADNIMNPCGLKRVVLADTVR, encoded by the coding sequence ATGCGTGATGTAGTGTTAGACAATTTTAAATTTTATCTGATTTCGTTGGTGGTGGTAGGCCATGCTATTGAGCCGTTAATTGATAAGTTTGAATGGCTTAAGTCCGTATACGTATTCATATACTTATTTCATATGCCAATGTTTGCCTATGTATCCGGCGTGTTAACGGCATCGAAAATTGATAGTTCCTTATTCAGAAAGATCGTTGGCAACCTAGTCATTCCTTATGTCTGTTTAGAAATAGTCTATTCACTATTTGATTATTATGCTTTTTCTAGGACCGCTTTAGTAATATCACCTTTAATTCCTTACTGGATTCTTTGGTATCTGTTTAGTTTGGCTTTATGGCGGATGCTATTACCGATTGTCGCGCAGTTTAAGTTCCCCATCGCACTTTCCATTGTTCTGGGGCTTGCCTGTGGACTGAATAGCTACGATTACAACTTGTCCTTTTCAAGGACATTCGTGTTTTTCCCCTTCTTCCTTATTGGGCATTATTGTCATTCGTCAATAATGGATAAGATACAAGCATATCGCATGAGTAGGGCGGTTGGAGGTGGCTTTATTGCGCTAATACTTCTCCTGCTTATTGTTATGCCCGATGCTAACAACATTAATGTTCGGTGGCTCTACGGAAGCCGGTCTTATTCTGGCTTGGGAGTTGAATGGTGGCTGGGTATGGGTTATCGATTGTTGATCTATATTGCGGCTTTTTCAGTGGGCATGGCGTTGTTAACTTTGGCGCAAAAGAATCGACATTTTTTTACGATGTACGGAGAAGAGTCTTTGTACATATATGTTTTGCATGGGTTTGTTATGAAGGGCTTACTCGCCGCGGGTCTTTACGGTTATATTCGCAATGAGTGGGAGGCATCAGTTTTGATGCTTGGTTCATTGGCGCTGCTGCCGATATTAAGCTCACGATACGCGAGGAAGCTCGCGGATAATATTATGAATCCGTGCGGGTTGAAGCGTGTGGTGTTGGCTGATACGGTGCGCTGA
- a CDS encoding DUF1428 domain-containing protein, producing the protein MSYIDGFVAAVPTANKEKYIEHAKLSSLVFKEHGALKITEAWGDDVPDGEVTSFPLAVKCSDQETVVFSCVVWPSKEIRDAGWQAIMQDPRMQDDQNPMPFDGKRLIYGGFESILEV; encoded by the coding sequence ATGTCTTATATCGATGGGTTTGTAGCGGCTGTGCCAACGGCTAACAAGGAAAAATATATCGAACACGCGAAGCTGTCCTCCCTAGTCTTCAAGGAGCATGGCGCGCTTAAAATCACCGAAGCATGGGGAGATGATGTTCCTGACGGGGAAGTCACCTCATTCCCGCTGGCGGTGAAATGTAGCGATCAAGAAACAGTAGTGTTTTCTTGCGTTGTCTGGCCATCTAAAGAAATACGCGATGCTGGCTGGCAAGCGATTATGCAAGATCCTAGAATGCAAGATGATCAAAATCCAATGCCATTTGACGGTAAGCGTTTAATATACGGCGGCTTTGAGTCAATTCTTGAAGTGTAA